In the genome of Hugenholtzia roseola DSM 9546, one region contains:
- the map gene encoding type I methionyl aminopeptidase: MPIYYKTADEIARMRVSADLLGRAHGEVAKHVKPGVSTKRLDQIAFEYIADHKAIPSFLNYSGFPASLCISVNEVVVHGIPSQYILREGDIISIDCGVLFNGYHADSAYTYPVGEVKPEVQALLDATKASLYEGIAKATYGNRIGDVSAAIQTFVEKRGYSVVRELVGHGIGRNLHESPEVPNFGKPRKGEKLRNGLVLAIEPMVNLGSRAIVQEADGWTIRTMDKKPSAHYEHTVAILNGKPEILTTFKYIEEALGLAVLSSTKTA, encoded by the coding sequence ATGCCTATCTATTACAAAACCGCTGACGAGATTGCACGCATGCGCGTGAGTGCCGACCTCTTGGGGCGCGCACATGGCGAAGTTGCTAAACACGTTAAGCCCGGTGTTTCTACCAAACGATTAGACCAAATCGCTTTTGAGTATATTGCCGACCATAAGGCGATACCGTCTTTTCTCAATTATTCAGGCTTCCCTGCCTCGCTTTGTATTTCTGTTAATGAAGTCGTCGTGCATGGGATTCCAAGTCAATATATTTTGAGAGAGGGCGATATTATCTCCATCGATTGTGGCGTGTTGTTCAATGGCTATCACGCTGACAGTGCTTATACTTACCCTGTGGGCGAGGTCAAGCCCGAAGTACAGGCACTATTAGACGCAACAAAGGCTTCGCTTTATGAAGGAATTGCGAAAGCTACCTACGGCAATCGTATCGGTGATGTGAGTGCGGCTATTCAGACTTTTGTAGAAAAGAGAGGCTATTCGGTAGTGCGTGAGTTGGTAGGACATGGCATTGGGCGCAACCTGCACGAATCGCCAGAAGTTCCCAACTTTGGCAAGCCGCGCAAGGGCGAAAAATTGCGAAACGGCTTGGTTTTAGCCATCGAGCCGATGGTCAATTTGGGAAGTCGTGCCATTGTGCAGGAGGCAGACGGCTGGACAATCCGCACTATGGACAAAAAGCCCTCGGCACACTACGAACATACCGTTGCTATTTTGAATGGCAAGCCTGAAATCTTGACCACTTTCAAATATATCGAGGAGGCGTTGGGGCTTGCCGTACTTAGTTCTACTAAGACAGCTTGA
- the secY gene encoding preprotein translocase subunit SecY gives MNKFIQTIKNIFSIEELRNRILVTLGFLLVFRLGSYVVLPGVDPDKLEGAQGGLLDFINLFSGGAFSRASVFALGIMPYISASIVIQLLTVAVGYFQKLQKEGESGRKRLNQITRFLTIAITLFQSVAYIKGTIPNEAILINSNFFLFASMVLLTGGTVFCMWLGEKITEKGIGNGVSLLIMIGIVARFPDALWQESTLRGIDGLLIFFLEIFALFFVVVGTVLVIQAVRHVPMEYARQMVGGKGRRAAMGANPRSTLPLKVNAAGVMPIIFAQALMFLPPLIASAFRGEDTPTADYISQRFADFTSWEYNLLFGVLIILFTFFYTAITINPQQIAEDLKRNNAYIPGVQPGEETATHISTIMDRITLPGAIFIAIIAILPALAAAAGVGAQFAQFYGGTSLLIMVGVVLDTLQKIESYLLDKDYEGLMDGSAEGRTQPHLDVI, from the coding sequence ATGAATAAGTTCATTCAGACGATAAAGAATATCTTTTCTATCGAGGAACTACGCAACCGCATTTTGGTTACGCTCGGCTTTTTGCTGGTCTTCCGTCTTGGCTCCTATGTGGTTCTGCCGGGCGTAGACCCTGACAAGCTCGAGGGCGCACAAGGTGGTCTTTTAGACTTCATCAACCTCTTTTCTGGTGGAGCTTTTAGCCGTGCCTCTGTGTTTGCCTTAGGGATTATGCCCTATATCTCGGCTTCTATCGTGATACAGCTTCTAACCGTTGCGGTAGGCTATTTTCAGAAACTACAAAAAGAGGGCGAATCGGGCAGAAAACGCCTGAATCAAATTACACGTTTTCTCACGATTGCGATTACGCTGTTCCAATCGGTGGCTTATATCAAAGGGACAATCCCTAATGAAGCTATCCTTATCAACTCCAATTTCTTCCTTTTTGCCTCGATGGTCTTGCTTACAGGCGGTACAGTTTTCTGTATGTGGCTGGGCGAAAAAATCACGGAAAAGGGTATCGGAAATGGGGTGTCTTTGCTCATCATGATTGGTATTGTGGCACGTTTCCCCGACGCTTTGTGGCAGGAATCTACCCTACGTGGCATAGATGGTCTGTTGATTTTCTTCTTAGAAATCTTCGCTCTTTTCTTTGTTGTGGTAGGTACGGTCTTGGTCATTCAAGCAGTTCGTCATGTGCCTATGGAATACGCACGTCAGATGGTGGGTGGAAAGGGCAGAAGAGCTGCTATGGGTGCTAATCCTCGCTCTACTTTGCCCCTGAAAGTCAATGCTGCTGGTGTAATGCCTATCATCTTTGCACAAGCCTTGATGTTTCTTCCCCCGCTTATCGCCTCTGCTTTTCGCGGAGAGGACACACCTACGGCTGATTACATTTCGCAGCGTTTCGCAGACTTTACAAGCTGGGAATACAATCTGCTCTTTGGCGTTCTGATTATCCTCTTCACCTTCTTTTATACTGCCATTACTATCAATCCGCAGCAAATTGCAGAAGATTTGAAGCGCAATAATGCTTACATTCCCGGCGTACAGCCCGGCGAGGAAACGGCAACTCACATTTCTACCATTATGGATAGAATTACTTTGCCCGGTGCTATCTTTATTGCCATCATAGCCATCTTACCTGCCTTAGCAGCCGCAGCAGGCGTAGGGGCGCAATTTGCGCAGTTCTACGGCGGTACTTCACTACTTATCATGGTGGGGGTAGTATTGGATACACTACAAAAGATAGAAAGCTATTTGCTTGACAAAGATTACGAAGGTCTGATGGACGGCTCTGCCGAAGGTAGGACACAACCCCATTTAGACGTTATTTAA